In Cryptomeria japonica chromosome 1, Sugi_1.0, whole genome shotgun sequence, the sequence attgagaTAAAAAACTGCTATGATAAATCATTGGATGTGATTCGAAATGTTGGACACAGTTTATTCCCAAAAGACTTGCATTCATATCCTTCTGTTTTAAAATGACTGCAATTGAGGTTGGCAGGGATTTCAGTCGTTTGAGATGAGTTTTGGGATCATTTTGGGGTGCTCTTTCttgaattgatttttttaatttttttttggttgcagAGATGATCAATAGATTGACTGGTATTTGCGATCTTTGATTTCTTTTTCAGTTGTAAGGATTTAAGTTGTTAGAGATGTGTTCTAATCCTGTTTATGGGTGTTTTTTCTTGGACTGTCTTCTGCAGAAATGGTTTATGATTTGGAGTTTATTGGGAATGAATTTGTAAGAGAGAATTTGTTCTAGTAGGATGCTAGGTTTCCAAAGTTTTCCAACGGTTTGTCTTGGAGTGATTGGGGAGGTTATACGGATCTGTTTATCTTTCCAAGTTATATTTTCATAAAACCATGTGATTTGGTGTGTGATAATAGATAGAATTCAATCGGTTTTAAGCTTAGTTGCAAGAAATTTCAGTGAGATTAAAAATGTTTGGCTTGTTGAGAGATTGCCAAGTGATTTGTGTAGCTTTTCTGATTAGATAAGATTGTTTCTTGATTCAACTTTGCTAAGTTTTCAATTGATGTTTCGGATTATATTCAGTAATCCATAATCAGAAAAAGAATAGTGAATTCAGAAAAATCTTAGATAATTTATATGGATTGTGAAAAGCTAATTTATATGGATACCAATTTATGACTTTTTGTCTCTGTTTAATGTAAAAGACTAAATGCAATGAATATGAACTAGGGAACAAGAATTTCCTTCATTTCCCATGTTAGGCCTTATTGAATAAGGGCTAGGAAAAGTATCTCTAGCAAGAAGATCCGCTCAGTTTTAATGTGAAAATGACTCAAGAATGAAAAATCATGAGGATCTAATTGAAGCATATACTTCAATTCAAAGTTTTGAGATATTCTTGCCTATGGAACAGGAATTTCCTCTGTTTCTTTTTTATTGTGATGGTCGCCATATTTTTCAGGAAAATGATCCTGCTCCTGTTTTAATGTATATATAGATTTTATGCTTGAGAGACATATGTTTTTACCCtgaaaataatttttcatttttttttccttaTTTGCTAATTTGATGTATTCTGTCATGAGAAGATTAATCCCATGCATGGTGGACTCTTTTTTCATGTACTGCAGATGGTGGACAAGGATCCAGAGAAAGCAATAGCACTGTTTAGAGCTGCAATCGATGTGGGAGATAAAGTAGACAGTTCTCTTAAAGACATGGCCATCGTCATGAAGCAGCAGAACATGTCAGAAGAAGCCATTGAAGCTATCAAATCATTAAGAAATCGATGCTCTGATGAAGCCCAAGAATCTCTAGACAATGTACTGCTCGAGTTGTACAAGGTTAAGAAAAACAAACTTATCAGTTCCAATAAGTCATCATATTGAAAAAATCTTGTCTGTTTGGCTTCTGATTAAGTTAAATTTAACTGGTCAAGCTCATCCATTGATATGGCCTGTGAGTTAATTGTTTTTAACAATCTTTTAATTGCAGGGATGTGGGAGAATGGATGAGCATATCATGTTACTGAATCACAAGCTCAATTTGATTAATCAGGGCTTGTTATTCCATGGAAAACGAGCAAAAACAGCTAAATCCCAGGGGAAGAAGATTACAATTTCTATTGAACAAGAAACTTTAAGATTGCTTGGAAACTTGGGTTGGGCTTACTTGCAACAATCCAATTATATGGCTGCAGAGGCTGTATACAGGTAGGCACAAAATTTCAGATCATAGTTCATTGATAAAGAAGACTGATTTTAATAAACTGGTTATAGTTTTCCCAAAATGTTGGATCATGGATTAACATTCCTTTTGGATCTGCCGTCATCTATGAATGTAGGAAGGCCTTATCAATAGAATCAGACAACAACAAGATCTGCAATCTTGGTATATGTTTGATGCATCAAGGAAAAGTTGCTGAGGCCAAAATGATGCTACAAAATGTAAAACCTGCATCTGCAAATGATCCACAGGGGCTTGATTCTCACTTGAAATCATATGAAAGAGCTCAGCATATgctaaaagaacttgaagaaaatcCAATTTAGCATAATCTCCTTAATGAAAAATTTGCTGTTGAAAGCCTGGAATCTGATTGAATATGGGAAACTAAATTCTAGCTCAATAGGTTCACAGATTACCTGCAAACACTCCAGGTGTCATATACCAAAGCTCAGTCCTCAATGTCTTCTAGCAATGATTTGATGGTTCTTGTATTGTTCATATGTCTATAAACAAAGGTGGCGACAAAGCCGTATATATATCAATACATATGTGTCCATCAATTATTCATGACCACTATTTCTCAATGCATTAAAATTTGTTTGTTATGAATACTCCAAGATTACATTTCAAGGAACAAGTCAAAAGATGATATTATATGATGTTTGAAAAGGAGAAGACCCTTTTTATATAATTTTAgataaaaacaattaattaataattattattttattaaatagtGCATATATTTCTAAATAAAATATAATGTTATATATTGAAAAAATGGGTAGAAATAGTTACACTAGAGTCATGTAATTTCCATAGTCTATCATGTTAGATTTTTCTTTTATGGTTTAAACTGTGTGTGAAACCTTTTCATCATCAATGTTTCAAGTCATactacatgatccatcattaggataaaAGCAATAAATAGAGAGCAAAAATGAGAGGATAGTTGCAGACTTAAGAGATTGTCATTTCATAATACCTATCAAGTTCCACCAAGTTGCAATGCTTCTAGTTTTGAAGCAGTGTAGCTATCTAGGTTTTCTATTTGATCCATTGTCTTTTACGCTAACACGTTGTTTATTTCATTTGTCTCTATTTTATCTACAATTTTGTTCATAGGCTATCTATGAAGGTGGGAACACCAAAgcaagggtttgactgaggcaaacctcttacacAAGTGCCCTAATATTTCATCTAGGTCTTATGTATGTAGGTTCTAGTGGGAGTAGATTGTCGCCTTTGTTGAAGCTCCATTCATGGTTGCTAGTGATATTCCTTTGCTTCCTCCTAGTCTTTCTTGTTGCATTAATTCTATTTTGTACTTGTTATATtttgtactttcatcatattttTCTTCCAGGATGTAATATTGTTCGCTTCACACTTTCTAGTATTAGCCTTTGTGTTTTGTTTGTATAGGATGTGTGCATCCTACATTGTCGTCCTTAACTGGTGTGTGTGTCCTAGATAGAGAGTTCATGGAGCTATTTGGATGGTCTTTGTGTCTTGTACTTCCATCTTCTATGAACCAAAAAGTTTTGAAAAATTAGTTTTGTTGGTTAAATGTTCATCCCCTTAAATAATGAACAAATTTAGAGGTCACAGTTACCTAAGGATTTGATTCGAGTGCAGAATTGGGACTCAAATCCTCAAGGGGTTTGATTACCTTTTGTAGTGGTTTGTTTTTCTCACTCTATGATTATTTAGTTGTGGTAAATATAGGAGATGTCTTTAGGCCACACTAGGTAATTATTTACAACAATTTGTAAGTTATATTGTAACATTAGGTTGTTATTTTATGTGTGGAAGacataagataattatttaataggggtgtgtgcaccaagaaaaactttaagaacccccaccttggacaaggtgtaaaaacctggcgaaagatGTATAATTCCtgtggaaaattttaattttactggcgaatttttgCGATTTacgaagaaaaaataataatctccattggtgaattagccgtgatcgctcaaagtttgtgaaaaatcctggcgaattgtaatgtttttaaaaccaaaaaaatatttgcatgggtgaattgtaatgtttttataaccaaaaaaatatttgcattggcaatttcaacctattttcaaaccattaaaaaaaatattggcgatttcaacctattttcaaaccataaaaataaaatattggcgatttcaacctattttcaaaccataaaaaaaaatattggtgatttcaagatattaagtcattaaaacacgtggcacacagtcgtcaattctctgcctgaaagactgcccattagaaaatcttgcgacctagcgacaagcccttacaactctatctccaactcgcaggctaaaaatgctaagccttcataacctcaagatctagcgactgagcgaaactgaactgccactcaccaattctcgaccacaaaatgttaagtcctcatcaccgcagcgacttggagatagtggtaactttaacccttgtcgcgtactcgccaacataaaattgtttatctcttaaccgctagcacttcactcgcaagcttgcAGATTGAtcaggtcttcaaacatttaactttGCTAGCttgcgataaccataaaacttaaccacaaactgtctagtcactagctcgtgacctaaaaaagctaacattaaacaaacatgagagttaGCCACAACTATATGAAATGAATTACTCTCTAACTCttgcggctataatgtatgacatcagaccaactcgagacctcgcgaccaaagcaatttcattaacaatctccaactcagtaacataaaatgctaacacccaaaaagctagagacctcacgatgtaaacccaaaccaacttgtcgccagctcacggcttgatcacgtcttcagacattttacctcacgggctggcaataaccataaaacttaaccacaaactatctggtcgctagctcacaacctaaaaatgctaacattaaacaaacatgagagctagcaacaactgtggtggcaagctaatatgtacgaagaatttttaaggcttggatgctgactcattcctgagggagtagtttgaaggtttctcctaagtcaaggttgattagacaagcgaggacgatggtttcagaggcataaaaggattggatagcttctaagttagagatgggagatcacaaaTTTCTTTGAGAAATCAGAGCTCGAGtttcttgttgtcagggattctgaagcagaatttgtccaatcaaggaggaataaaatcataacaaaatcgttcacaatagatgagccttagcaggatgtagtggatttgataggcatgacttctagagtctatagtcatgttgaaaaacaccaaaatgatgatttttcacatgaatgagcatcaccaaatgaagtgttaaaaggttataaatacaatggagtggtgacttaattggtagaagagaaaagaaacctttttcattatctgagagtggttttttcctcagaaaggtagatgatgtttgagcaggatcgtgcatggagttgttgtgtgctttgtgataccggatggatatttttttgttttctcctatgtgagtttgtttactgtcaaaggggttgtgaaagtgagaaggattgctagagtgggtgtgaaagccttttcttatcaagaaaggccaagcatggcacatcctctacttctactctgccacaagatggcagggggtttgaagaaggagcccgcaaaggaatgaaagaaggatttattTGGGTGGGGAGTAgaagccagtcatctttgtgacgacATGGAAGCTGGAACCCCTCctcaacatattacatttaccctaaagctcctctttccactttccctgatcgtgggcatgaaggctcgagctcctctttccattttctttattcctgggcatgaaggcttcctcctctatttggaaatgatttgttggacaaaacgtaacatctcacattccatctaaaggcataaatgtgataatggcatggctcaagcagttttgcaagttgtatagtcattggggttccttttctggttccagtagtcattctagactctaggtgaagggagcaagttgtatagtcatttacagagaaaatgaaaagcatttagtgttaagctttgtgcaggttcttgaaggagttatatataaatttattttgtgacggtCGACGGAAGTactaattttattcaatagaaattaaattctaatctatttctctccagtgtataattctatctctttcaaatgatcaaaatcatgaatttTAACTATTTTCagttgttgcattgttatggtgtatgtaatttttcatttaatgtttcctattatgcccaggaatgcaaaattcttgttattctggaatcatattaaggattcacctcattgtaattggtgggcggattataggtgtgagtaaatgccaactttatggaggagggaaaacatgtacatgatagtcatagagcacctccatatatattacataaacatccatagcatataaaatcataagagtattaagaatgaaattatcaaacaccacaatagataggaatacaacataattagtaaaacatgcatgcaactcaattaaagggaatatcttttgaggatccaattccatgatagatgttatagacaaatcacaatttcataataaaaggcaaacaagaaaacacatTCACCCACAATgtatcaactattataattggaaggtcacttcaccaagtcaacatcaagacaacagaccagtgccttatcctagggcatagagtcacttacaattcaaagacaacctgataataaacttcaataagattcatttgcagataaataggaatgaatatgccattacatacacaactaagattcatatgtaaactgaaaaacccttgaccattcaattcacagtgaaaacataaattcaacacaaagacaattatttgaagatctcaaactgcaaatgatattgatattatattcataatgatatcaaaaactaaattcaaaatgtgattcagctatgcacttatcaaattattGAATatttgaactattataactatatcagagttttcaacatcaataaaagtggccaactggccatccctctctaccgatcaaaaagaaaaagtggtcaTCCCTCTCAAATTTGGAATCCtcttataagatgaggattcaacaagcttagaattactatgaggaatcttgggtagcaacctgacatttcttattttgctttagcatggcttgccacctatccacctctttgtctattggccaactgaatgcctttacctcttccaactttgcaactaacTCTGTCCATCTGTcatctgtaactgccctggcctcaacaataaactttgcatggtcaacctcaaccttgaacagtgaatcaagcatatcgttaaggaaatcagcatcaacttgttcatctatatgcttgattgtttcttcttcctccataatcaaatcaaattctctggtccaatcagaaactttTTTtgaatctccattactaccataaattgaaggcaccaatttactataaccttccccaaatgtctgcaatttttcatttataagcacatcattccctatgaaaaatgcataagttgcattcattacctccaccatgtctttagtgtcaatAATCTTGGGAGgaaactcgtcactatacatcattgcagtatctaacttatccattaatctacttcttcctgaccaaacattgaacaaagatccaagaaaagtgacagcctcggaggatgttttgcttgcctcgttcaaagaaatgtgcaaatcatgcactaacatcaattttcctttcaatacattaatcttgtgtttcagaattcctgacacaacacagatagccttgacatttttttccttttcaatcttttcaattttctctgtgtattcctccatttttgttgtcacatcagttggtatttcttgtacttgttttgtaatctatattggagggggcgcatttacatttttttctttcaactccactaactcttcctccagagtgcccttcttcatcagtgtctcttcatattttttagataatgcaatcaattggctatatgtttctgtgtatcttcttaacaaatcctctgtttttcataaattcatgaaagaaacttgagtcaaaaatgaGACAATATCCATGTCAGTTATGTTCTGCAAATTctagatcattctgtcagctttcttttctacttggatatttagaaggtggggattttgagtggaaggggccaaagaccaagcagcaagtgtctttgacttaggattaaatcctgatcctcttattacgtctccaatttcaaattcaattttaaacattGGGTTCTATTGCTTCCTaatttgatcaataataaaaatagactagatatcccagtcaggcatcataatcatactagtactcttaatcaattgtcttgcctgttccacagatatttgctccctattaggatcatattcctacagtgccttgatgatctcctctttcttttctatatttccttcctctatgatcaattTGTGTCTTAATTGATtgtgtttcaaccttgtcaaaaaacttttaaattcatctgacttaataaagtcatcatctttcgtGAACTCATCTAACAACATCACAccctcatcaaagccttgagcaagggctttgtttgtttctccctgttcttcattctacCTTGCTTCtatgagatgtgtccttatttgatgaaagtagtgtccttgttctgtaacaatttctctagcagggtctctcctcacaattgtaccaacctctttggttttttgtttctttgcaggtggcactcaggtagattgaacttcatcgcCACTCTCTATATCATCatcagacacactaagtggcctcttgccatgtgaataatgtccatcttgggggtcttgtttTTGAGAagccacttctggaatttgaggcatttgttccatcagagtttcatataaactcaacattttgttaatcctctctaggtacgggttatcagggcaaaaacctgagaaactaggatCAACAACCTTCAAtattgcttcaactctcatcaaatttttccattttcttctcctttcttgtacttcctcttttctcagcaaatttttaaccatgtcttcatcatccaatggttcatggtcctttattgtggcccaaggtgtcttTTTTGGCAATGCATATTTAATAAATTGTTcaagatcacagaatctagacacagcattaaccaacctatattgtttaaggaaattatttacttcatcaaaggaactcctaccaatggtaaaatcagacacaacgcaaagcctaggaagaagagaacccttcctatgtttgtcaaggtattctttttcaactaggatcaattgccaaataaactccataaaagcaatcctaattgtaacaaattttggtaaaatatggggaggctaaggacacccatagactctgatcatagtaaagttatcaaaaaggAAAAATtccccctagttatgtgaaatagaccagtttggaacatactagtaaggtctcaaaactctcctaacattaattgacaatttctccctatttattcctagcatttccataattggcaaaacaatccaattttcaaagaaaaggaaagaagaatggggagaactactgtcccaaacctaggtccatctttgtattggcattaagacactcgattcttctttgaaaagctccaattctttatccatgaactcaacattatagaacaagattaaatgcatcagcaatgaatagtgcttgaatgtagggttgggtgcaccactctgaatttcaactagagcattatgaatgtgttcaaccacatagcccacataatcataatctttcttaacatctgggtgttgaatgtccatagccatcatcagtaattcaactgacactattgaatctccatcaaaacccaatgctctgcataatccatagattgtacaatgcatataatggtggaaaggtgtgatgtcaaatggtggttagatactatctggaattataactggtttcctattcaccctaggcatgtatccaggcattgcatgcttcttgataacacctttgtatttgtcataatcctctgcaatccactccaaatctatatctgtacatgcagcagtagtaatctggaaagcttcaacaaagctagctctattaattgaaactagggcagactagttctttcttcttattaccctagatactaggaaatagtgtttggccaactctttgatcaaatccacatcaacatacacatctgacaCAATTaaatttgccatatttaaatccgaAGGATTTGACAtcaggacacccttaaccctattattccagaaataatgaaacatagCAGAACTAGTCATATGAAGCATGGTCgagtttctgcattggctccataaatctttccatgccaaatcatctgtattcaaagcaacggaagtccctagaagcaaatctacaaattcttctttgtatttcttatccttcttttcctcagtggccttgggcttggaacctctagttccactcgttgccttgctcattttagctgcaagagaaaaacttaaacaattttttgaaattttcccacacccaacactctgaattctccaatgttgttgcagagctcaattcactggattacctcgaagatagaatgcattaatgcaattatacaaaatctcgactcgatcatgcaatttatggtatttgggcatcaTCACTTCTCTCAAGCCTCATTACTTGCCatacttgcatgaactagctactatggcattaattcaaagctaaagtactcgagcgaaatttgaattcatgcccttctatttgattggtgattgtcattcaaaacttttacagaacctgacaaatgagtccacatgtcaatccccatctttaatcgcacactcgcaaccagttataacaatttggaaagtaattgACGAGTTAGCGATAATGCTACAAAATCCTATTAATCACAATctcacaaccccttttacgaatcctcaaagaatctcgcgagtgagcgacagccattgatcttcatcaaacccttcagtcgcaacctcgcaacaacatttgtaatatttttctttacctgcgagctggcgaccattacaaatctaacaaaacaacttatttcatcgcaaacTCTCAACTcaaaacttgacttaaacccttgcgatcttgccacaacaagacacttaaccgccatcgcatggtcgcaacactttttgacttaagacttacaaacccatgagcatgagatgaccacaaaatcagaccaaaacttacctgtcgccagatcacaacataaaatgctaaacaacttcaaaacctgtgagcaagcgatgaaaccaactaagttgtgataccaaccacatcacatgatcgcaaattaaaattaCTTAACCGTAAACACCTCACGACCTtccgataacataaaatcacacccagtcgcaacctcgcaatataaaatggtcaagtgcaaaacatcttgcgaggtagcgataactaaaatctcccagtactcgcaagctcgcgaccTAAACTAACTTGATGATATAGGACCTGTTTGCTAgggataaccataaaatctcaaaactatttatctcttgaccgcagCGACCCAAcaagtaccaacaaaaattgatgttttatgttaattaccttcataaatagacgcgagcagtggcacacagaccattaatgacttactcgctaactctcgcggctataatgcatggcatcaaaccaattcgagacctcgcgaccaaagcaatttcattaacaatatccaactcgctaacataaaatgctaacacccaaaaaaatagagacctcgcgatttaaacccacaccaacactcgctaactcgctacttaaattgtcaaacatgaaatttatctgcgagttagagatgaaacattaaacatgtctcattgtctgaccaaccgtttgaccacacttgacgttgacatggacaaataaagagaggacaactcatattttcaacgcatgacaacttcggtttactagccaactaagacaaaaaaaaaaacttaaaaccctaatcaccatgaacatcatgttaagcatttaatgtataacaatagaaaggttctaacagttgtgcaatatgaataattttatggatcttgtgacacaaattgttgcatttcatgttcaacataatgtggaaccaatttacgaataattcaaaaaataaattctaattgtttactaataattcaaattcacaattaaaaatatgaaataagtatacgttctgattgacaaattcaaggaatacaacatcaaaaatcatcaatgacaattatagtattgcaaattgaaattgtaatacgactcaagaactgtagtataattataaatacctataaactgactactaattcactttagtgacccagtctgaggcttctatatgccaagtggactcaagatccagaaactgactagtactaacaggttcatctttattctgagtcgggtattcaaaaatttctttgtcttcatgctgactctgagtctgcgatctATCATTTGTCtcggcactagcactagcagtagcaccaccagcttttaaagtgttgcacaaccctcgtctttcatgcatggaattccagattgccagtgccctatcatatggaaaatctctaacattatactgagttacaaacaacctcaagcaagtttccaaatttttgtccaatttgtttatgatctttgatttcaaaagccctaatgcactgaaaactctctcatcttccaccgaccccaatatcattgtttgacataaatcaacaagtttcaaatattctggtattgcaatacacaatacttcactttgatctatccttttccaaagccttgtgattgatccaggttcaaatggattctccaagtcaaccaactgttgtttcatagaCAATGCAAAgcgtttacattgttttctaagattatctgaatttaaaattccttctattggttgtccattgcaatatacatcttttgaaaatgtcaatatcaattcctctagttttttatgaaacacctttatgtcatttggattatctccaattgaatgccaaaattgaggatacacacaaccgaTGGCTCcaagtatttcttcttgagggaGTCTTTCACTAATCTCAGTTGAaatttcatatgcaatagacttcaaattatcactaacagatttagcaatcctgtcaaaatcttcctttttaactggtagtgctctgcctcgcttacTCGTCTTAGAtcggtgcattggtatctgaaatccttttacaaagacacataactcattttttgtcgaaatgtaaaaaaaaatcaacatgattcaaatctgtaattatctgccacctaaaaaactttgggcttcgccctgttagatctgaaaatagaccatctaggctcaatcatgtcattttatgtagagtgctatactcatgaTATACATAGttatgtcttgggctttcttaacaagtttgttcattgaatctagcATAGGGAGAAGagtagctaaagttaacagagtctctatatcacttagcTTATGTAAGAGATCGGGACCTTTGTCTATTGTGaggtgttgctcatacattagtctgatcaaggattgatattttgttagaaCTCGTTCCATTGGTCCATGCAAGGacatccatctggtctcaacatccctgagaagcttgtttcatgTTGTTACTTCCTTAGCAAAAATatgaaattctgcaaaacgtttaggactttggcagaagtatgagtggagctcgtggaccagatcttcaacttttgacactatagggaaattgcttacaattatgTATGGTAAATTCATTCGATGgtccatgcagtgaatgccaaccatgtatggtgc encodes:
- the LOC131079732 gene encoding protein POLLENLESS 3-LIKE 2 isoform X1 is translated as MFNESASCSSDNPVGNKALPNLPAGNTPYAKAKHAQMVDKDPEKAIALFRAAIDVGDKVDSSLKDMAIVMKQQNMSEEAIEAIKSLRNRCSDEAQESLDNVLLELYKGCGRMDEHIMLLNHKLNLINQGLLFHGKRAKTAKSQGKKITISIEQETLRLLGNLGWAYLQQSNYMAAEAVYRKALSIESDNNKICNLGICLMHQGKVAEAKMMLQNVKPASANDPQGLDSHLKSYERAQHMLKELEENPI
- the LOC131079732 gene encoding protein POLLENLESS 3-LIKE 2 isoform X2, coding for MFNESASCSSDNPVGNKALPNLPAGNTPYAKAKHAQMVDKDPEKAIALFRAAIDVGDKVDSSLKDMAIVMKQQNMSEEAIEAIKSLRNRCSDEAQESLDNVLLELYKGCGRMDEHIMLLNHKLNLINQGLLFHGKRAKTAKSQGKKITISIEQETLRLLGNLGWAYLQQSNYMAAEAVYRPYQ